From a single Marinobacter sp. SS13-12 genomic region:
- the rpsF gene encoding 30S ribosomal protein S6 encodes MRHYEIVFMVHPDQSEQVPAMIERYTGVINEDGGKVHRLEDWGRRHLAYPINKIHKAHYVLMNVECSQAAMDELTHNFRFNDAIIRDMILRRDGADTDLSPMKASESREDRRGGDDRPRRSAESDEPRQQAETQDEEE; translated from the coding sequence ATGCGTCACTACGAAATCGTATTTATGGTACACCCGGATCAGAGCGAGCAGGTGCCCGCGATGATCGAGCGTTATACCGGCGTCATCAATGAAGATGGCGGCAAGGTACATCGCCTGGAAGATTGGGGCCGTCGTCACCTGGCTTACCCGATCAACAAGATTCACAAGGCTCACTACGTACTGATGAACGTTGAATGTTCACAGGCAGCGATGGACGAGCTGACTCACAACTTCCGTTTCAACGATGCCATCATCCGCGACATGATCCTGCGCCGCGATGGTGCCGATACGGACCTGTCCCCGATGAAAGCTTCCGAGTCCCGTGAAGACCGTCGTGGCGGCGATGATCGTCCGCGTCGTTCAGCTGAATCTGACGAGCCACGTCAGCAGGCTGAAACCCAGGACGAAGAAGAGTAA
- the rpsR gene encoding 30S ribosomal protein S18, translated as MARFFRRRKFCRFTAEGVKEIDYKDLDTLKGYVTETGKIVPSRITGTKARYQRQLATAIKRARYLALLPYSDSHDN; from the coding sequence ATGGCTCGTTTTTTCAGACGTCGTAAGTTCTGCCGCTTCACGGCAGAAGGTGTTAAAGAGATCGATTACAAGGATCTGGACACCCTGAAAGGTTATGTTACTGAAACCGGCAAAATCGTGCCCAGCCGTATCACCGGCACCAAGGCACGCTATCAGCGTCAGCTGGCTACCGCTATCAAGCGTGCTCGCTACCTGGCACTGCTGCCGTATTCGGACAGCCACGATAACTAA